The sequence below is a genomic window from Brachyhypopomus gauderio isolate BG-103 chromosome 5, BGAUD_0.2, whole genome shotgun sequence.
AGGTGATCCGTCGGAGTCCCGAGGTGTCCAGAGATTCCTCCAGCTCACTTGAAACCATCCAGGAGTTCCTCAGACTGCGGCCAGGTACACTTATTTGGATGAGCACTGCACTCTGAAGTTTGGTAATAAAATGGAGCAGCACTACCGAATGCAAAATGATCCACTAAAACAAACCATATAGGTCAGGGACATTAGCAGTACATGGCTCTAAAGTTCTCCTGGCAATCTGAAAAACATTCTGTCCTTTGGTTCTGCAAACAACATAGATTTTTAtatacaaattatatatatatataatatatataatatattatatatatatatttattctcCAAAATCTTAAAAACGCATTACATTGAGAGGAATAAACAATGCTTACACGATAAAGTactttaataaaataacatGACAAAGTAAAAAAAGAGTTCAGCAAGTCACGCTAGGGTTTTATTACTGTTACACTTTTCTCCATTCTAAGAAGGAAGTAAACCCTAGTTCCAGATGGGTTTAAAAGCTCCTACCACAATCACAGTGGGGGTGTATGTGTTGAGGATACAGCAGGTTGACACAAAACCTTCACTACCCTCCAGTCTTCACAGTTAATGTGTTAGAGTGAGTTAAATATTTGTGCATATTTATTTCATGTCTTAAACAAAGTTTGCCCTTTACATGACTAAATATTTAGATTGTTTCCAGGACCTTAGTTTAACTAGGGCGGTAgtaatatgttaataatagcTGTGACATCAAATCAAGGAACATAACATGTCTTGAATCAGTGAAGTCTCTCATAGTGGCCTTCAGCAGCTCAGCCATAGGAGTCCGTGGACCTGGAAAAGAGAATGTGAAGTTCTGGAGGCTGGTACCTGTGGGACTTAAGTAGTGAAGGAAACAAGGGAATAGAACTTGCAACTGACTATAATGGGTGGGTGATTGGGAGATgaggagacgagagagagagagagagagagagagagagagtgtgtgtgtgtgtgtgtgtgtgtgtgtgctgggtgtacTGCAaaggagggtgtgtggagtagttcAGCTTTCAGGAAAAATGCGTGCCTCACCTCTCCCTAATAGCGAAGGGCTCAGCTCAGAACACTCCCCTGCTCAAGGCTGCTCAttgtcacacatgcacacctcaGTTTGGTGTCCCAAGTCACACTATAAGACACAAGCACAGTTATTTTGTATGAGCATAAAATATAAAAGTAGAAAGATGTATATTCTGATTGTTATTTGAACTTTTCACATTTGCTGAACAAGCTCCGCCCACATCTGTCTTCCAGAGGTGGACATTGTCTGCCATATCCAAGCCACTTCCCCATGTCTGCACCCTTACCACATCAACGAAGCTTTAAACATGATCACAGATGAGGGCTATGATTACGTCTTTTCTGTAGTGCGAAGACACCAGTTCCGCTGGTCTGAGGTAAACAAAGAAGGTAGGAGTGAATTGTTACTgcaaaaaatgcaaaatgcaaacatgcaaaacaaacaaaaaacaaacaaagaaaatacccccccaaaaaatggtgatgcaaagcaaaagtaaacaatgTAAATTTAAAGCAAGAATAAATGTAACAAACATGAAGCATAAATACAATTTGGCTTTATGAATATAAGCAGAAGTGTAAATAATCCAGCTCTGCTTCAGTGATGGCACGTCTGTTCTCAATCCCTTCACAGAGGGAAAAAACACTGTTTCTCTGAACATGAATCCTGCCAAGAGACCCCGGCGACAGGACTGGGCAGGGGAGTTGTGCGAGAATGGCTCCTTCTACTTCTACAAAAGAGAAATCTTAGAGAATGGACTAAAGCAGGTATAGTATCTGCTGTAATTCATATTTCATCATGGGCTAATGATACAGGTCCAGACTGGTGCATTATAGGTCACTGTTATCATTAAAATCACTAATAAAACAATGCTATAGACATTGTTATGTCTCTGGTTTGCACTAAGAATGTCATTATATTTTTCCTTTCCAAGTGTGGGAGAGTGGCCTATTATGAGATGCTTCCTGAACACAGTGTGGATATTGATGTAGATATAGACTGGCCTGTGGCAGAGGAGAGGGTTCTCAGGTAGGAGGGGAAGGCATTACAACAAACCACTTTCTCTGGTATTTCTATATTTGTCctcttattattttttattttattaccccattatttattttgttctaCTGAAAGGAATCTACATAGGCTCAGGTGTAATTTGGCCCAGGTGTTTGATAGTGGCCAGCCTAGTTATCACTGGAACTTGGAGCAGCATTTTGTGTGATTACGTAGTAGCTCCATTGTGGCTGTTAATAGAAGTTTAATTTGCATAAAGGTATATAATTTAAAACTGTATATCATTAAATATAACACTCAGCATTTGAGTCAGATTAAAGAGCTTTATCACCAGTTCATGAATTATGCATATTTTCAGGAACTAGGACCATATTTACAGGGAACAGGATACAGTTCTATACATTTCAACTGAGGTTAGATAAATCATCATGCATGGTTGCTTTGGTTGCTAAGATGGTTGCTACAATGAACTCCTTGTGGTTCTGTAGGTTTGGTTATTTTGGGCAGATGAAACCAGCACATTTCAGGCTGCTGCTATGCTCTGTGTCTGGCTGTCTGACTGATGGACAGATGTATACTTCAACCTCAGGAGAAGAGCTGGTGTCCACTAACACACGGGATCTCTCTGCCATACGCATGCTGCAGGATGAGGACACAGAGGTATGTAGCtgcatgtgtgttggtgtgtggggcCTTTTGAAGCAGGTGTGTTGGTGATTGACAAACACTGCTGCTGACTTGTTCTTACACAGCATTCATTATTCTGATGTTAAAACATTTGAGCATTAATGCTGAGAATTGGTTATGCATATCTTGTTGCTGACCAGTTTTCCAGGTGCTTTTCCAGCAGATAATACAATATTCCTTTTGTTTCACATATTAGGTGATCCTGATATCTTCCAGTGATGATCCAGTGCCCAGGGCCCTGGCAGCGAAGCTTGCCCAGAAAGTTGGCTGCACCCTCAGGTACAGTGTTGTGGACAAGCAGGCTGAGGTAGACCATCTGCTGAAGGACAGGAACCTCCAGTGGGAAGACGTGGCCTACTTCGGTGAGGCTCATAAACTGTATGAGCAACACATTCTTTACCATATTCAATTTCTATGGCAATTTACCCTCTATCACACTCACTTTCCATGTCCTTAGGCTCAGACACACAGGATGTGGCGTGCCTGTCGAAGGCTGGGCTGAGCGGAGTCCCCTCAGATGCCCCTGCAGCAGCTGTGGTGGCCGCCAAGTACACCTGCCACAGTCTGCCAGGGCGAGGAGCCCTCAGAGAGTTCGCCCAGCACATCCTACTACTGAAAAAGAAGGTGACTTCTAAGACGGATGAGGACCGCATTGATAGAAACTATTTTTAGAGCAAATAaagtttttgtttttgattCTTTGGTTATTTCTTATCTTTTCATCTTACTTTGTGGGATTTGTTGATGTATGTTGTTCCTTTTTGTTTTAAACCTGCTATGTCGGTCCTGTCTGCAGGCTTCTTGGATAGCTGCAttcatttatattattatttatttataacctttatttaaccaggaagTCCCATTGATATTTAAAATCTCTTTTACAAAAGAGACCTGGCCAAGGTAGAAGAAGGTAGAAGAACCACAGAATAAGAATGAACAACATCTTAAAAcgatttacatttaaataattATACATGTACAATATAATAAATACAActcaatataaaaatacaaaGAGTCTCAATAAGAACAAGCACAAGTCTCCATCATTACATTCTTTAAGGTAGCATTAAATCTATTTAAGggccagtcatggcctggtggtagggaactggtcttgtgaccggagagtcgtgggttcaattcccagacctgaggccatgactgaggtgcccttgagcaaggcacctaaccccaactgctccccatgtgccgggttagggctgcccaccgctctgggcctgtgtgatccacagccccctagtaatcactagtgtgtgtgttcaaactgcacagatgggtaaaaggcggaggacaaatttcgattgcggtgaaaaatcacaattgacaaaaatatggcacatttacaattTACATTTAAGGATGTGAGTATTTCTATTTTAAGCACTTTTTTAGATTATTCCATCCCCAAGTTTCCGAATAGGAGAATGCAATTTTTCCTAAATCAGTTGCCACTTGTGGTACATTAAAAAGCACCCACTTATTAGAACGAAGCTGATATAGACCAGAGCTAACAGACAGGAGATTACAAAGGTACATTGGAAATTAGCCAAATATTGCTTTATAGATAAAATTATTCCAATGCTGTTGTTTACAAATTGTGAGGGATGTCCAACCAACTAAGTTATAAAGAatacaatgatgagtaagagacTAGAAATTTGTAATGAAGCGTAATGAAGCATGATACACTGAATCCACATGTCGCAGTATGTGGGATGCTGCATGTATGTACAATAGGTCACAATAATCAATCACAGACAGAAAACTAGCTTCTACAAGTTTCTTTTTAGCGCTAAATGTAAAACAGGATTTGTTTCTAAAATAAAAACCAAGTTTTGCTTTAAGCTTTGTAACTAAATTTgcaatatgtacattaaaatacAGATTATAATCTATCCATATTCCTAAGTACTTGTAAGAAAACACTCTCTCAATGAATTTCCCTTCTAAAGACATAATATACACTACTGTATCATCAGCGTATAAATGTAATTTTGCTTTAATGTCTTTACCTAGATTAttttataaacattttaaacagaaTGGGCCCCAAGAACGATCCTTGAGGGACACCTTTTGTTACCTCAAGAGATTCAGATTCATAACCTTCGGCATAAACACATTGAGTCCGATCTTCAAGATAGTTTTGTAACCATGCAACAGCCTTCATACTTAAACCAATTGATCTCAATTTGGTTAGTAACAATTCATGAATAACTGAATCAAATGCCTTGGAAAGATCGACAAATAATGCAGCACAATGTTGTTTTTGTCCAAAGCTTCTATAATATGATTTGTCACTAATGTAGCAGCAGTGATAGTGCAAGGGCCACTTCTAAACCCTGAGTGaaaattaatttaaatgtttttgtcaGAAAAAAATGATTTACAATTGATTAAAAAATCTTAGGCATAACTGAGAGTTTAGATATTGGGCGATAATTATTCAGATCTGATGGGTCTCCACCTTTATATAAAGGGAGAACAGCCTGTTTTCCAACATTTAGGAATAGAATCggaaagaagacagattaaaaATATGTATAGAATAGAATCAGTAATAAAATCAGCTGACAATTTTAGAAGAAATGGATCAAGATTATCAGGACCAATAGACTTTTTATGATCAATGTTTTTCTGAGCTTTATGAACTTCTAACACTAAAATGGGTCTGAAATGAAAAAGTTCCAAGTTTCCATTTTCATGTTCAGTTTCAGACATGGCAGGATGTGTGACATGTGTATGAACAGTTTGGTCAAATATAAAACCAGCATGAATAAAATGATTTGTGAAATGATTGACCATAGCTCTTTTGTCATTTATTTAGTCAGAACTAGAATCTGATTTGGCAGGTTTGGGGTCAAATGCTCACAGACAAAGATTTAACTGACTTCCAAAACTTtaaagggttttttttattttctgtgaCAGACTTCAGATAAACTCAGATTTTGATATCAGAATCATTAAAGTACACTTTTTTCCCATGCCAATTCAGCATCTGAGATCAAAGATACCTTGCTAAGCTAACTATGACACAGATCATGCAGAAAGGTTTGTTGATCAAAACttaaaatgtctttttaaaATGACACGGGGTTTTGCCTTAGGGATTTTTGTATTTCTTACACATTCAATAACACAATGTTCACTAACATAATTACAAAACACAGCAGTCTTATTAGTATTAGAACAGAATATTCTTATTCTTTATATTCTAAATTTGCTTGACTGACCTGCAGTGCATTGATGACCCATACTGTCGCTTGCTAAACAAAGAGGTACACAGAAAAAATTCAAACTTGAGCATGAGCAGTTCCTTTTAGCAACAAGCTAATCAGCCCCAAACTTGGTGCACAAAGTATCATCTTAAAAATGTCTCATCTCATCAAACATCTTAAAAGGCATAGACTGCCCCCTCCAACTTGATATAGAGCAAAATGGTGTCGAAAAACCAGATTCACAGAGGCGAAAAGAGCCAAGATACTGTGTACAGATCACTAGATAATCACAATATCACCTTAGTGTCACTGCTGGTCTCTGGACACAGCAGCTGTAAGAGAAATAGATTTTTGACACCCAAACATTAGTTTCTGGTATAGAAACAATTGAATTGCTTGTGCAACTCTGGACCAATGTATCTATAAAAGTTGTTCAAACAATCCAATCCAAGTTGTACTATTAGATCTGTTAAtcacagagttgtatagtaacgaagtagaactacttcactacagtacttaagtactaaaatgctgtatctgtactttactggagtatcatttttttctcctacttccacttttacttcactacatattttccattagtttaatacttttactccgacacattttttacatgctgtatagttactcgttacaattataaacatgttagctggcgctgtcaccgggttaagcgatcaggctgtcttgtgagaaaactgtgcatgctccggtcgcgtcccATTAACTCTGCGgctgccttcactcaacacttgagtttcgtaatctaggttcacttgacacgttgtgactgccgcaagggt
It includes:
- the LOC143515062 gene encoding N-acylneuraminate cytidylyltransferase-like codes for the protein MENKKSAPSQRKTSNFKKPHKAALILARGGSKGIPLKNIKILAGVPLIGWVVRAALNSETLDSVWVSTDHDEIERVAKLWGAQVIRRSPEVSRDSSSSLETIQEFLRLRPEVDIVCHIQATSPCLHPYHINEALNMITDEGYDYVFSVVRRHQFRWSEVNKEEGKNTVSLNMNPAKRPRRQDWAGELCENGSFYFYKREILENGLKQCGRVAYYEMLPEHSVDIDVDIDWPVAEERVLRFGYFGQMKPAHFRLLLCSVSGCLTDGQMYTSTSGEELVSTNTRDLSAIRMLQDEDTEVILISSSDDPVPRALAAKLAQKVGCTLRYSVVDKQAEVDHLLKDRNLQWEDVAYFGSDTQDVACLSKAGLSGVPSDAPAAAVVAAKYTCHSLPGRGALREFAQHILLLKKKVTSKTDEDRIDRNYF